The region ACCCGCACGGGTTGCTGGCCGCACAGAAGCAGTTCCTGTACCTGTCAAACCTTCCAAAGACAAGGCGCGTCGCAAGTCCAGCTGAATCCCGGGGCCGGGAACGGTTGACCGGGCAGGCACGTAGGAGGAGGCATATGGGATTTCTGAAGAAGATGATGGCAGCGGTTGGCGTGGGTGCAGCCCGGGTGGATACCCGTCTGAGCAGCGCTGAGGTGCGTGTCGGTGAGGAACTGCGCGGCACAGTTCATGTGCAGGGCGGCCAGGTCGAGCAACAGGTGGAACGCATCAATGTTGGTCTGGCTACCCGCTATAAGCACGACGACAGCTACGTGAACCACACCCTGCAAAGTGAAGTGGTCGTGCCTGCCTTTACCATTCGCCCCGGCGAGACACGCGAGTTTCCGTTTACGCTGCGTGTGGGACCTGGCACGCCTCTTTCCCTGCCCGGATCGGACGTCTGGGTCTTTACCGACGCCGACATTGCCGGTGGCGTCGATCCCGGCGATCAGGACCCGCTGCGTGTGCTGCCCAGTGCCGGCATGGAAGCGGTGATCGGGGCCGCCCTGCGCCTGGGCTTCAGCCTCAAGGCTGCCGAGACCGAGTACGCCCACGGCCGGCTGGTGCAGGAGCTCAGCTTCCGTCCGCCGCATGGTCAGTACAAGCTCACCGAACTGGAACTTGTGATGCTGCCGGCCAATGGCGGTCTGGACGTCATTCTGGAAGTGGACCGCCGTGCCACAGGCATGGCCAGCTTCTTTACCAGCGAATTCGAGACCAGAGCCCGCTGGTTCCTGCCGGATGAGCTGCTCCGGCGCGGCCCGGACGCCATTGCCCCGGAACTTGCTGACCGTATCCGTCAGTTGAGCTGAACATGTCGGCGCTGGCCTGTTCCCTGACCAGGTGACAGGCCAGCGCTTTAGCATGCGCGTCATGACTGCTGAGCTGCCTGACCCCCATACTCCCCGCCTGCTGGTGTGCGATGTGCTGTATACGGGCATGGGCGGTGCACAGAGCCCGGGCGGTGTGGTGGTGGTCGGCGGCACAGTGGCGGCCACCGGTGCCCCGGAAGCCCTGCGCCAGGCCTATCCCCATGCCCGTGCGGAAGTGGTGGGCGGCGTCATCGCCCCGCCGCCGGTCAACGCCCACACGCACCTGGACATGAGCGCCTACCAGTTCCAGGCGCTGCCCTATTTCCAGTGGATTCCCAAGG is a window of Deinococcus deserti VCD115 DNA encoding:
- a CDS encoding sporulation protein, whose protein sequence is MGFLKKMMAAVGVGAARVDTRLSSAEVRVGEELRGTVHVQGGQVEQQVERINVGLATRYKHDDSYVNHTLQSEVVVPAFTIRPGETREFPFTLRVGPGTPLSLPGSDVWVFTDADIAGGVDPGDQDPLRVLPSAGMEAVIGAALRLGFSLKAAETEYAHGRLVQELSFRPPHGQYKLTELELVMLPANGGLDVILEVDRRATGMASFFTSEFETRARWFLPDELLRRGPDAIAPELADRIRQLS